A single Providencia manganoxydans DNA region contains:
- a CDS encoding class IV adenylate cyclase, which produces MSNHFVGKYEAEIKFKLLNHQQFLQQIMADGAEIFTENNTETDYFFDNPNTPLAQQGISMSVREMSPSGIKLWIVKGPATSECKAIDIDDCNHVKSMLTTLGYQCHLTTTKTRSIYFLGEAHITIDHLADIGWFAEFAIMTDEKSQLPELKQQMMLLARQYGFTETLIERRSYKQIHQAHQNAK; this is translated from the coding sequence ATGAGTAATCATTTCGTTGGCAAATATGAAGCAGAAATCAAATTTAAGTTATTAAACCATCAGCAATTTTTGCAACAGATTATGGCTGATGGTGCAGAAATCTTTACTGAAAATAATACTGAGACAGACTATTTTTTTGATAATCCAAACACCCCTCTAGCTCAGCAAGGTATCAGTATGTCAGTTCGTGAAATGTCGCCATCAGGGATCAAACTCTGGATAGTCAAAGGCCCTGCGACATCTGAGTGTAAAGCCATTGATATTGACGATTGCAATCATGTTAAGAGCATGCTTACCACTTTAGGTTATCAATGTCATCTCACCACAACGAAAACACGCAGTATTTACTTTCTAGGTGAAGCGCATATTACTATTGACCATTTAGCGGATATTGGTTGGTTTGCTGAATTCGCCATCATGACTGATGAAAAATCGCAATTACCTGAATTGAAGCAGCAAATGATGTTGCTCGCCAGACAATATGGTTTTACTGAAACATTAATTGAAAGGCGCAGCTATAAGCAAATCCACCAAGCTCATCAGAATGCAAAATAA
- a CDS encoding TIGR00645 family protein, translated as MEKFFERAMYASRWLLAPIYFGLSLTLLALSIKFFQELWHVLPNIFSIPEADLILILLSLIDMALVGGLLVMVMFSGYENFVSQLNIPDSSEKLGWLGKMDATSLKNKVAASIVAISSIHLLKIFMNSQNVPDNKLMWYVIIHLTFVLSAFVMGYLDQSIMKKTK; from the coding sequence ATGGAAAAATTCTTTGAAAGAGCCATGTATGCATCACGTTGGTTACTTGCTCCTATCTATTTTGGCCTTTCTTTAACGTTACTTGCCCTGTCAATCAAGTTCTTCCAAGAGCTTTGGCATGTGCTCCCCAATATTTTTTCGATCCCAGAAGCAGATTTGATACTGATTTTATTGTCACTGATAGATATGGCACTCGTCGGTGGCTTACTCGTCATGGTGATGTTCTCAGGCTATGAAAACTTTGTTTCTCAGCTTAATATCCCCGATAGCAGCGAAAAGTTAGGTTGGTTAGGTAAAATGGATGCAACATCGTTAAAAAATAAAGTTGCAGCGTCTATCGTCGCCATTTCGTCAATCCATCTATTGAAAATATTCATGAATTCACAAAATGTCCCTGACAATAAATTAATGTGGTATGTGATCATTCACTTAACCTTTGTTTTGTCAGCATTTGTGATGGGTTATTTAGATCAATCTATCATGAAAAAAACCAAATAA
- the ssuE gene encoding NADPH-dependent FMN reductase — protein sequence MKILIISGSPTLRSRSSALLDYAQQWLSQYDWEIYRVSVSEFDANVLVKAEYQHSQIQAFIQRVKQADGIIIASPVYQSSYSGVLKSVIDLLPQGAFANKTVLPIMSGGSECHRLALDYALKPLLVTLKTEEIISGIYISDNQSHYSEINKKYIFSNEVIERINNNLHNFYQSLYKNKIQVENFTIKAKPHSIIELRG from the coding sequence ATGAAAATTCTGATTATTTCAGGTAGCCCAACGTTGCGATCGCGTTCATCTGCCTTACTCGATTATGCACAGCAATGGTTAAGTCAATATGATTGGGAAATCTATCGGGTGAGTGTGAGTGAATTCGATGCAAATGTATTAGTGAAAGCAGAATATCAGCACTCTCAGATACAAGCATTTATTCAAAGAGTTAAACAAGCAGATGGTATTATTATTGCTTCACCCGTTTATCAATCATCTTACAGTGGTGTATTAAAATCGGTGATTGATTTATTGCCACAAGGTGCATTTGCCAATAAAACCGTATTACCTATTATGTCTGGTGGTAGTGAATGTCACCGATTAGCTTTAGATTATGCGCTGAAACCTTTATTAGTGACGCTAAAAACAGAGGAAATTATTAGTGGTATATATATCAGTGATAATCAGTCTCACTATTCAGAGATTAATAAGAAATATATATTTTCTAATGAAGTTATCGAACGTATAAATAATAACTTACATAATTTTTATCAATCACTGTATAAAAATAAAATTCAAGTTGAAAACTTTACAATAAAAGCTAAGCCACACTCGATTATTGAATTGAGAGGATAA
- a CDS encoding SDR family NAD(P)-dependent oxidoreductase translates to MAKNFLVYGVSKGLGKALVEGIPSKQDTLYGVSRSCPPFVSDRFHWIQTDLSEASSAEVVKRSLQDVPIDCLIYNVGIWEKHAFSDEYHFETTTDTEILTMIQTNISACILHLKAMLPNLRRGTNSKIILIGSTWGLDNHNGHEVAFSASKYALRGIAQSLRETLRQDQIGISVLNLGYLATEYPLSVPVDEVISHTEGSLIPLQDVLNAVKFILSTSHASCVKEITMPAMLDKNV, encoded by the coding sequence ATGGCAAAGAACTTTTTAGTTTATGGCGTTAGTAAAGGGCTCGGTAAGGCTCTGGTAGAAGGCATACCGAGTAAACAAGATACTCTCTATGGGGTATCACGCTCATGCCCTCCATTTGTTAGTGATCGTTTTCACTGGATCCAAACTGATTTGTCCGAAGCAAGCTCCGCAGAAGTGGTTAAACGGAGCTTGCAAGACGTGCCCATCGATTGCTTGATCTACAACGTTGGCATCTGGGAAAAACATGCGTTTAGCGACGAATATCACTTTGAAACGACAACAGATACTGAAATATTGACGATGATCCAAACCAATATCAGTGCTTGTATATTGCATCTAAAAGCGATGCTACCGAATCTGCGTCGAGGAACCAATAGTAAAATCATTTTAATCGGCTCGACGTGGGGGCTAGATAACCATAATGGCCATGAAGTTGCATTTTCTGCCTCTAAATATGCTTTACGCGGTATTGCGCAATCACTTCGAGAGACTTTACGTCAAGATCAAATAGGTATTTCAGTGCTGAACTTAGGTTATTTAGCCACTGAATACCCATTATCTGTGCCTGTAGATGAGGTTATTTCACATACAGAAGGTTCGTTGATCCCACTACAAGATGTATTAAATGCGGTCAAATTTATTTTAAGTACCAGCCATGCAAGCTGTGTCAAAGAGATCACCATGCCCGCAATGCTGGATAAAAATGTGTAA
- the lolE gene encoding lipoprotein-releasing ABC transporter permease subunit LolE encodes MSGLPLTLLTAIRFSRGRRRTGMVSLVSIVSTLGIVLGVAVLIIGLSAMNGFERELENRVLSVVPHGQIYAVKAPYQDWQYAEKVISNTPGVKAVSPYVGFTGLLERGANLKAIQVMGVSPETESDVSALPKFVLDDAWKDFKAGKQSIILGQGVANSLNVKVGDWVTIMIPNTDPSMKIQQPKRIRVQVTGIFRLSGLLDHQLALIPLADAQQYLDYGDGITGFEIKADNPFEADKVVYDAGLKTMHHVVVKSWIGDYGYMYSDIQMVRSIMYLAMILVIGVACFNIVSTLVMAVKDKSNDIAVLRTLGAKDRQIRAIFLWYGLLSGLVGSLIGAVLGVVVSLNLTTMIKGLEYVIGHPILSGDVYFIDFLPSQLHPLDVVYVLLTTVILSLIASWYPARRASKLDPARILSGQ; translated from the coding sequence ATGTCAGGATTGCCTTTAACTCTACTGACCGCGATACGTTTTAGCCGAGGACGCCGCCGTACAGGTATGGTTTCACTGGTTTCTATCGTATCGACATTGGGTATTGTACTGGGTGTTGCGGTATTGATTATCGGCTTAAGTGCAATGAATGGTTTTGAACGTGAGCTAGAAAACCGCGTGTTATCAGTGGTTCCTCATGGGCAAATATATGCAGTGAAAGCACCTTATCAAGACTGGCAGTATGCAGAGAAGGTGATTAGTAATACCCCTGGGGTGAAAGCTGTTAGCCCTTATGTTGGTTTTACTGGCTTACTGGAGCGTGGTGCAAATCTTAAAGCGATTCAAGTGATGGGGGTTTCTCCTGAAACCGAATCGGATGTGAGTGCATTACCTAAATTTGTGCTTGATGATGCATGGAAGGATTTTAAAGCAGGTAAACAATCAATTATCTTAGGCCAAGGGGTCGCAAATTCATTAAATGTGAAAGTGGGGGATTGGGTTACTATCATGATCCCAAATACCGACCCGAGTATGAAAATACAGCAACCCAAGCGGATCCGTGTTCAAGTAACGGGTATTTTCCGCCTAAGTGGCTTATTAGATCATCAATTGGCGCTGATCCCACTTGCCGATGCACAGCAATATTTAGATTATGGTGATGGCATTACAGGATTTGAAATCAAAGCCGATAATCCCTTTGAAGCCGATAAGGTGGTGTATGATGCAGGCCTGAAAACGATGCATCATGTGGTCGTGAAAAGTTGGATTGGTGATTATGGCTACATGTATAGCGATATTCAAATGGTTCGCAGTATCATGTATCTCGCCATGATCCTCGTCATCGGTGTCGCTTGTTTTAATATTGTTTCGACATTAGTGATGGCCGTGAAAGATAAAAGTAACGATATTGCGGTATTGCGTACTTTGGGCGCAAAAGATCGGCAAATTCGTGCGATTTTTCTCTGGTATGGTTTGTTGAGCGGTTTGGTGGGGTCATTAATTGGAGCAGTACTTGGAGTGGTTGTTTCACTCAATTTAACCACCATGATCAAAGGGCTGGAATATGTAATTGGTCATCCTATTTTATCGGGTGATGTTTATTTTATTGATTTTCTACCGTCGCAATTACATCCATTAGATGTGGTTTATGTTCTGCTCACTACTGTTATATTGAGTCTAATTGCTAGCTGGTATCCGGCGCGTCGTGCCAGTAAGTTAGATCCAGCACGTATTTTAAGCGGTCAATAA
- the lolC gene encoding lipoprotein-releasing ABC transporter permease subunit LolC, translating into MSQSVSIFIGLRYMRGRAADKFGRFVSSLSAIGITLGVAALITVTSVMNGFERSLQDSILAYMPQAVLTSASGHIDPKKYPVTDLQHLEGVNHIAPIVQSDVVLQSRSNVGVGMMVGITSDERSPLLDNLVNGQRADLVAGQYRVFLGQKLAENLGLKRGDEVRLIIPGVSQLTPMGRIPSQRLFTVAGVFQTNGEADSSELIVAQNDAARMMRYPQGDITGWRLFLDQPLKVDVLSQQTLPEGLVWTDWRERKGEFFQAVKMEKNMMGLLLSLIIAVAAFNIITSLSLLVMEKQAEVAILKTLGLKRGRILAIFMIQGAGAGVIGSLVGALLGILLSSQLNFLMPLFGLLPKGVQLPIQLDFSGILIIAISAMLISLLATLYPSWRAAAVQPAEALRYE; encoded by the coding sequence ATGTCTCAATCTGTCTCAATATTTATAGGTCTACGTTATATGCGTGGACGAGCAGCCGATAAATTCGGCCGTTTTGTATCCAGTTTATCAGCGATAGGTATCACGTTAGGGGTTGCAGCATTGATCACTGTGACCTCTGTCATGAATGGATTCGAACGTTCGCTACAAGATAGCATACTTGCTTATATGCCGCAGGCGGTTTTAACGTCGGCGTCAGGGCATATCGATCCCAAAAAATACCCCGTTACAGATCTTCAGCATCTCGAAGGGGTTAATCATATCGCCCCAATAGTGCAATCAGATGTTGTGCTGCAAAGCCGTTCGAATGTTGGCGTAGGTATGATGGTGGGTATTACCTCAGATGAGCGCTCACCACTTTTGGACAACTTGGTTAATGGCCAGCGTGCAGATTTGGTGGCGGGTCAATATCGTGTTTTTTTAGGCCAAAAACTCGCTGAAAATTTAGGATTAAAACGCGGTGATGAAGTACGCCTAATCATACCGGGTGTTAGTCAGTTGACCCCGATGGGACGCATTCCTAGTCAGCGGTTATTTACCGTTGCAGGGGTGTTCCAGACTAATGGTGAAGCGGATTCAAGTGAATTGATTGTGGCACAAAATGATGCCGCAAGAATGATGCGCTATCCACAAGGGGATATCACTGGCTGGCGGTTGTTTTTAGATCAACCTTTGAAAGTCGATGTTTTAAGCCAACAAACATTACCTGAAGGTTTGGTGTGGACTGATTGGCGTGAGCGTAAAGGGGAATTTTTCCAAGCCGTTAAAATGGAAAAAAACATGATGGGGCTATTATTAAGTCTGATTATTGCCGTTGCCGCTTTTAATATCATCACTTCGTTATCACTGCTAGTTATGGAAAAACAAGCTGAAGTCGCCATTTTAAAGACTTTAGGTCTTAAACGAGGGCGTATTTTAGCGATCTTTATGATCCAAGGTGCGGGGGCTGGGGTGATTGGCTCACTGGTTGGTGCATTGCTCGGTATCTTGCTATCCAGTCAATTGAACTTTTTGATGCCGCTATTCGGATTATTACCAAAAGGGGTTCAATTGCCTATTCAACTTGATTTTTCAGGTATTTTGATTATTGCGATATCCGCAATGCTAATTTCGCTGCTGGCAACGCTGTATCCTTCTTGGCGTGCTGCGGCTGTGCAACCTGCTGAGGCATTACGTTATGAATAA
- the mfd gene encoding transcription-repair coupling factor, whose protein sequence is MSSKYRYELPTRGGDVRHLGCLIGAAGALECAQMMERHQGPVVLVTRDMQNTLRLRDEIQQFTKLPIETLSDWETLPYDNFSPHQEIISQRLSTLYRLPSMQKGVLILPVNTLMQKVCPAAFLTGHALVMAKGDKLSRDNLRDELDKAGYRHVEQVLEHGEYATRGALLDLFPMGSSLPYRIDFFDDEIDSLRTFDVDSQRTLEEVVSINLLPAHEFPTDKDAIERFRSQWRERFEVRRDPEHIYQQVSKKTLPTGIEYWQPLFFSQPLPSLFEYLPENTLFISQQYQEAAKRFQIDTQQRFESRGVDPMRPLLPPAELWLTVEQLNQALKKWPRVQLSTETLADKAANTNLDYQPLPDISTQGQSKQPLEKLRQFIEHFEGTVIFSVESEGRRETVTELLGRLKIRPDIINDYFNTTDNRFAIMVGAAEHGFIQPHKALICESDLLGERVVRRRSDHRRTINTDTLIRNLAELRPGQPVVHIEHGVGRYQGLTTLEAGGIKAEYLILTYAGNDKLYVPVSSLHLISRYSGGADENAPLHRLGSDSWGKARQKAAEKVRDVAAELLDIYAQRAAKPGFAFKHDKEQYQEFCQGFPFETTPDQEQAINAVLSDMCQPIAMDRLVCGDVGFGKTEVAMRAAFLAINNNKQVAVLVPTTLLAQQHYDNFRDRFANWPVRIEMLSRFKTAKEQQQIIAEAAEGKVDILIGTHKLLQSDLVWHDLGLLVVDEEHRFGVRHKERIKAMRADVDILTLTATPIPRTLNMAMSGMRDLSIIATPPARRLAVKTFVRQYDDLVVREAILRETLRGGQVYYLYNDVENIEKAKKRLEELVPEARFVVGHGQMRERELERVMSDFHHQRFNVLICTTIIETGIDIPTANTIIIERADHFGLAQLHQLRGRVGRSHHQAYAYLLTPHPKAMTTDAHKRLEAISSLEDLGAGFALATHDLEIRGAGELLGEDQSGQMTTIGFTLYMELLESAVDALKDGREPSLEDLINQQTEVELRMPVLLPDEYIHDVNIRLSFYKRIASARDEDELSELRIELIDRFGTLPDAGKFLLASAAIRLEAEKLGIKRIEAHEQGGFIEFSEKNKVSPNFLISLLQNQPKTFRLDGPVKLKFVIDLSDRVTRIDFIKQLLRDFSDNLLD, encoded by the coding sequence ATGTCTTCAAAATATCGTTACGAACTCCCTACTCGCGGTGGTGATGTCCGCCATTTAGGATGCTTGATTGGGGCTGCGGGTGCACTTGAGTGTGCACAGATGATGGAACGTCATCAAGGTCCTGTGGTGTTAGTCACAAGGGATATGCAAAATACCTTACGACTACGCGATGAAATCCAACAGTTTACCAAACTGCCAATCGAAACGCTTTCTGACTGGGAAACCTTACCTTATGACAATTTTTCCCCTCATCAAGAAATTATTTCACAGCGTTTGTCTACCTTATATCGCTTACCAAGTATGCAAAAAGGGGTTTTGATCTTACCGGTCAATACCTTGATGCAAAAAGTTTGTCCCGCAGCGTTTCTCACCGGCCATGCGCTGGTCATGGCAAAAGGCGATAAACTTTCTCGCGATAATTTACGTGATGAACTCGACAAAGCGGGTTATCGCCATGTTGAACAAGTCTTAGAACACGGTGAATACGCTACACGAGGCGCATTATTAGATTTATTCCCAATGGGCAGTTCATTACCCTACCGTATTGACTTCTTTGATGATGAAATTGATAGTTTGCGGACCTTCGATGTCGACAGCCAAAGAACCCTTGAGGAAGTGGTTAGTATTAATTTACTCCCTGCACATGAATTCCCTACTGACAAAGACGCCATTGAACGCTTTCGTAGCCAATGGCGCGAACGTTTTGAAGTCAGACGTGATCCTGAACACATTTATCAACAAGTCAGTAAAAAGACCTTACCTACGGGGATCGAATATTGGCAACCGTTATTTTTTAGCCAACCATTACCTTCATTGTTCGAATATTTACCAGAAAATACGTTATTTATCTCGCAACAATACCAAGAAGCCGCGAAACGCTTTCAAATAGATACACAACAACGCTTTGAGAGCCGTGGTGTCGATCCTATGCGACCATTGTTACCCCCTGCTGAGTTATGGCTAACGGTTGAACAACTTAATCAAGCCCTCAAAAAATGGCCGCGTGTACAATTATCGACTGAGACATTGGCGGATAAAGCGGCCAATACCAACTTAGATTATCAGCCATTACCCGATATCAGCACTCAAGGGCAAAGCAAGCAACCGCTTGAAAAACTGCGCCAATTTATTGAGCATTTCGAAGGTACAGTGATTTTCTCCGTTGAGAGTGAAGGACGTCGTGAAACGGTGACTGAATTGCTCGGCCGTTTAAAAATTCGGCCTGATATTATTAATGATTACTTTAATACTACAGACAATCGTTTTGCTATCATGGTTGGAGCCGCTGAGCATGGTTTTATTCAGCCACATAAAGCGTTAATTTGTGAAAGCGATTTATTGGGTGAACGTGTTGTCCGTCGCCGCAGTGACCATCGCCGTACTATCAATACAGATACGCTGATCCGTAACCTTGCAGAACTGCGCCCCGGTCAACCGGTCGTCCATATCGAACACGGTGTTGGTCGTTATCAGGGTCTTACAACCCTCGAAGCAGGTGGCATCAAAGCTGAGTATTTAATATTAACTTACGCAGGGAATGACAAACTGTATGTCCCTGTTTCATCACTACATCTAATTAGCCGCTATTCAGGTGGCGCTGACGAAAATGCGCCACTACATCGTTTAGGTAGTGACAGTTGGGGCAAAGCACGTCAAAAAGCGGCCGAAAAAGTGCGTGATGTCGCCGCTGAGCTACTCGATATCTATGCTCAGCGCGCAGCAAAACCTGGTTTTGCCTTTAAACATGATAAAGAGCAATATCAAGAGTTCTGCCAAGGCTTCCCATTTGAAACCACTCCTGACCAAGAGCAAGCTATCAACGCAGTACTCAGTGATATGTGCCAACCCATAGCGATGGATCGTTTAGTCTGTGGTGATGTTGGCTTTGGTAAAACAGAAGTCGCTATGCGTGCAGCCTTCTTAGCTATCAATAATAACAAGCAAGTTGCGGTATTAGTACCGACCACGCTACTCGCCCAGCAGCATTATGATAACTTCCGTGATCGCTTCGCCAATTGGCCTGTCAGAATTGAAATGCTGTCACGCTTTAAAACCGCCAAAGAGCAACAACAAATCATTGCAGAAGCAGCCGAAGGTAAAGTCGATATTTTGATTGGTACTCATAAATTACTGCAAAGTGATTTGGTGTGGCATGATCTGGGCTTGCTCGTTGTCGATGAAGAGCATCGTTTTGGTGTTCGCCATAAAGAACGCATCAAAGCAATGCGTGCAGATGTTGATATCTTGACCCTAACGGCGACACCTATCCCACGAACCTTGAATATGGCGATGAGTGGTATGCGTGATTTATCGATTATTGCCACACCCCCCGCTCGCCGCTTAGCGGTAAAAACCTTTGTGCGCCAATATGATGATCTTGTGGTTAGAGAAGCGATTCTGCGTGAAACCTTGCGTGGTGGGCAAGTTTATTACCTTTACAATGATGTTGAAAATATTGAGAAAGCCAAAAAACGTCTTGAAGAATTAGTACCCGAAGCACGTTTTGTTGTTGGTCACGGGCAAATGCGTGAGCGTGAACTTGAACGTGTGATGAGTGATTTTCATCACCAACGCTTCAATGTTTTGATTTGTACCACCATTATTGAAACAGGTATCGATATTCCAACCGCCAATACCATTATTATTGAGCGTGCCGACCACTTTGGTTTAGCACAATTGCATCAATTGCGTGGTCGTGTCGGTCGTTCACATCATCAAGCTTACGCCTACTTACTCACGCCACACCCGAAAGCGATGACCACCGATGCGCATAAACGACTGGAAGCGATTTCATCACTGGAAGATTTAGGTGCAGGTTTTGCCCTTGCGACTCATGATCTTGAAATTCGTGGTGCAGGTGAACTCCTTGGCGAAGATCAAAGTGGGCAAATGACCACGATTGGCTTCACCTTGTATATGGAGTTGCTTGAAAGTGCCGTCGATGCACTAAAAGATGGACGGGAACCTTCACTAGAGGATTTAATTAACCAGCAGACGGAAGTTGAGCTACGCATGCCAGTTCTCCTCCCCGATGAATACATTCATGATGTAAATATTCGCCTGTCATTTTATAAACGCATTGCCAGTGCCCGTGATGAAGATGAACTGAGTGAACTGCGTATTGAATTAATTGATCGCTTTGGAACGTTACCTGATGCAGGGAAATTTTTACTTGCTAGCGCAGCTATCCGTTTAGAAGCTGAAAAGCTAGGCATTAAACGTATTGAAGCACATGAGCAAGGCGGGTTTATCGAGTTTAGTGAGAAAAACAAAGTTTCACCTAATTTCT
- the cobB gene encoding Sir2 family NAD+-dependent deacetylase: MRFRHRLKKFKKIKTLRRQRFRNRSFYSENRMFNMKNVKVVVLTGAGISAESGIKTFRSTDGLWEEHRVEDVATPEGFARDPQLVQSFYNERRRQLQQDSIKPNSAHYALAQLEDLLGDNFLLVTQNIDNLHERAGSKRIIHMHGELLKVRCSWSNQVVEWKGDLSVTERCHCCQFPQPLRPHIVWFGEMPIGMDQIYQAIEGATIFIAIGTSGHVYPAAGFVHEAKLNGAHTVELNLEPSQVESEFDEKHYGLASKVVVDYINHLITELSMTSDSH, translated from the coding sequence TTGCGATTTCGTCATAGATTAAAGAAATTTAAAAAAATTAAAACATTACGCCGTCAAAGATTTCGCAACCGTTCTTTTTACAGTGAAAATAGAATGTTTAATATGAAAAATGTGAAAGTGGTTGTATTAACAGGAGCTGGAATTTCCGCAGAATCAGGGATCAAAACATTTCGTTCCACTGATGGTTTATGGGAAGAACACCGTGTTGAAGATGTTGCAACACCAGAGGGGTTTGCTCGAGATCCTCAATTAGTGCAAAGCTTTTACAATGAGCGCCGTCGTCAGCTACAGCAAGACAGTATTAAGCCTAACTCTGCACATTATGCCTTAGCACAATTAGAAGACTTGTTGGGAGATAATTTCTTACTTGTCACTCAAAATATAGATAACTTACACGAACGAGCGGGTAGTAAGCGTATTATTCATATGCATGGTGAACTATTAAAAGTACGCTGTAGTTGGTCTAATCAGGTTGTGGAATGGAAAGGTGACTTATCAGTAACGGAACGCTGTCATTGTTGTCAATTTCCTCAGCCGCTAAGACCACATATTGTTTGGTTTGGTGAAATGCCAATCGGTATGGATCAAATTTATCAGGCGATAGAAGGCGCCACGATTTTTATTGCGATTGGAACCTCTGGACACGTTTATCCTGCGGCAGGTTTTGTGCATGAGGCGAAACTCAACGGTGCTCATACGGTTGAATTAAACTTAGAGCCGAGTCAGGTAGAAAGTGAGTTTGATGAAAAACACTATGGCCTCGCCAGTAAAGTCGTGGTTGATTATATCAACCACTTAATTACCGAGCTGAGTATGACGAGTGATAGCCATTAG
- the lolD gene encoding lipoprotein-releasing ABC transporter ATP-binding protein LolD — translation MNKQPLLVCEHLSKVYQEGALSTQVLNDVCFSINEGEMMAIVGSSGSGKSTLLHLLGGLDTPSEGEVIFRGQHINRLSSDQRAAIRNKDLGFIYQFHHLLPDFTALENVAMPLLIGGINKTDAFNRATKMLDAVGLAHRSGHRPSELSGGERQRVAIARALVNEPALVMADEPTGNLDLRNADAIFELLGELNKTQGTAFLVVTHDMKLAHRLSRQLEMRDGHLQSDITLGAV, via the coding sequence ATGAATAAACAACCACTTCTTGTCTGTGAACATTTGAGTAAGGTCTATCAAGAAGGGGCGTTATCGACGCAAGTGTTAAACGATGTCTGCTTTTCGATTAATGAAGGTGAAATGATGGCCATTGTCGGAAGTTCAGGCTCCGGCAAAAGTACTTTACTTCATTTGTTAGGAGGGCTTGATACCCCTTCTGAGGGCGAAGTGATCTTCCGTGGTCAACATATTAACCGTTTATCATCTGATCAGCGTGCCGCTATTCGTAATAAAGATCTCGGTTTTATTTATCAATTTCACCATTTGCTGCCTGATTTTACCGCTCTGGAAAATGTCGCTATGCCATTGCTGATTGGTGGTATCAATAAAACGGATGCATTTAATCGAGCAACTAAAATGTTGGATGCGGTTGGGCTAGCACATCGTTCAGGTCATCGTCCTTCAGAACTTTCTGGTGGTGAACGTCAGCGTGTGGCGATTGCACGTGCACTGGTGAATGAACCTGCGTTGGTAATGGCTGATGAACCAACAGGTAACCTTGATTTGCGCAATGCAGATGCCATTTTTGAGTTGTTAGGCGAATTGAATAAGACCCAAGGCACGGCATTTCTTGTGGTCACTCATGACATGAAATTAGCGCATCGCTTGTCACGGCAACTTGAAATGCGAGATGGCCACTTACAGTCAGATATCACACTAGGGGCAGTGTAA
- the ssuC gene encoding aliphatic sulfonate ABC transporter permease SsuC, giving the protein MNYQRNIILSWLVPLGLLVIWQFSVSTGWLSNRILPEPLQVMHAGWGLIKSGELWTNMAVSTLRASIGFIIGGTIGLILGLITGLSRLGETLLDSSIQMIRNIPHLALIPLVILWFGIDERAKIFLVALGTFFPIYLNTLHGIKHLDRGLIEMARSYGLSGYQLFHHVIFPGALPSILVGIRFSLGLMWLTLIVAETISANAGIGYLAMNAREFLRTDIVVFTIIVYALLGKTADWLTYLLEVVLLRWHPAWQKKEVTAS; this is encoded by the coding sequence ATGAATTATCAACGTAATATAATTTTGAGTTGGTTAGTACCACTCGGTTTACTGGTAATTTGGCAATTTTCTGTGAGTACAGGTTGGCTATCAAATCGGATATTACCAGAACCCTTGCAGGTAATGCATGCAGGTTGGGGATTAATAAAAAGTGGTGAGTTATGGACAAATATGGCTGTCAGTACTTTGCGTGCCTCGATAGGTTTTATAATAGGCGGAACAATAGGGCTTATTTTAGGGTTGATTACAGGATTATCGCGTTTGGGTGAAACCTTATTAGATAGCTCAATACAGATGATCCGCAATATTCCACATTTGGCACTTATCCCGCTGGTTATTTTATGGTTTGGTATTGATGAGCGAGCAAAAATATTTCTTGTTGCATTAGGGACTTTTTTTCCTATCTATCTAAATACATTACATGGCATAAAACATCTTGATCGCGGTTTGATTGAAATGGCGAGAAGTTACGGATTAAGTGGGTACCAACTATTTCATCACGTTATTTTTCCTGGTGCATTACCATCAATATTAGTCGGTATTCGTTTCTCACTTGGGTTGATGTGGTTGACACTGATTGTCGCTGAAACAATTTCTGCAAATGCAGGGATTGGTTATTTAGCCATGAATGCGCGCGAGTTCCTGAGAACCGATATCGTGGTATTCACCATTATTGTCTATGCCTTACTCGGTAAAACGGCAGATTGGCTAACTTATTTATTAGAGGTTGTCCTACTGCGTTGGCATCCCGCTTGGCAGAAAAAAGAGGTCACTGCATCATGA